DNA from Prunus persica cultivar Lovell chromosome G6, Prunus_persica_NCBIv2, whole genome shotgun sequence:
TTTCCACTaaagctttttttatttatttatttattatttttatttataaacctaTACCAAAACGTGCGcgccttctcttttttttttttttttttttcgctcGACGTAAAAAAGACGTCGTTCCACTAAaggctttttttattattttatttttttaaacctgACCAAAACGACTTCATTTTATCAAGTTCTGAAATCACACAGATTAAAAGGAACATGAACTCTttacttttgagtgaaataacAATCGTGCAACAAAACAACTCTCATAATACATTCAATGCAAACACCATTTGGTATGGTATATATGGGAGCAGGGGCGGATCCACAGAGGAGCAATGGTGGTCAATTGACCCTTGCAACCTATGAAATGCTCTATTAGAGCAGCCGAAGTTGACCCACGCAAAGTGTTCGACGAAATGCCTCAAAGGGGCAACCTGTGTCTGTGCGCagatgaaggagaagaagtgTAGCGcgccccttttttttttttttgtttgctcgACGTTGTTTCcactaaagttttttttatttatttatttattatttttatttataaacctaTACCAAAACGTGCgcgccttttctttttcttttttcttttttttttcgctcGACGTAAAAAAGACGTCGTTCCACTAAaggctttttttattattttatttttttaaacctggccaaaacgactTCGTTTTGGCAcaggtaaaaaaaataaaaataataatagagCAGCAACCTGCTCTGTTATGTTTTGCCCGATAATTCTCCCCTCCCCAAATGTTAAAACTCATTTCTTCTCACCTCTAAacctctaaaccctaaacccctaACTCAACCTTTACTTCCTTCCCCTACAAATCTGACGGCGACGCCAGCAAAGTGGTGGAGGCGACAGCAAAGTGGCGTAGCAGCAAATTACATAagtgatttcaattttcaaaggTGGATTTGTCcctcaaatttgaaattatgttattctaatttctttatactttaattaattagtaaagATTGTCatatgtttgtgtttttcttgattaGTTGTTAACTTGTTattgtttgttgttgagattttattttggtttgttagtttgaataaattagggttattcttttattttggtttgaataaattagggattttgattttggttagtcagtttgaataaattagggttttacTTTTATGTTAGATTATATCTCATggttagtttgaataaattaggggttttggttttggttagttagtttgaataaattagggttttacTTTTATGTTAGATTATATCTCTTGGTTAGTTTGATTAAATtaaggttttggttttggttagttaatttgaacaaattagtgtttatgttaaattatattttggtaAATTTGATTAGTTGttgagattttattttggttagttTGCATAAGTTagtaattaatatattttttttttaatgttgatGCTTAAATGAATATTTCTACTAATTCAGTTATGGAACGCTACTTTAAGAGAAGGTTCGCATCAACTACTTCTAGTTCGGATAATGTGGGTAGTTTGAGTTCGAGAGATGTGGGTATTTCAAGAGATGTGGATAGTTCAAAAGAAAGTGAGTTGCAAGATATCTTGGCTAATTGCAAACCCTGGACTTCGACCTCAAATGTTGGATTATGATCCTAACATTCGAGACGAAGTTCGAAgagcatatctacaaaatGGTCCATGTCAGCCTAAAGATCACTCATTTCCACAAACTGATCTTTCAAGGTATGATCGATGCTTTAATGTCAAGTGGTTTGATCAGTTTGACTAGTTGGAGTATTGTATTAGTAAAGATGCTGCATTTTGCCTTTATTGTTATCTCTTCAAATCCAATTTCAGAATTGGATTTAGGGTGTAGTGACGCCTTCACATTTATGGGTTTTAggaattggaagaagaaagataaaattagGCAACATGTTGGAGCTGTTGGAAGTGTTCATAATCAATCTAGACAATATTGTGCGGATCTTATGAATCAAAAGCAACACATCCGAACAGTTTTGATAAAGCAATCATAGCAAGCTCGTATTTGCTTGACAGCTTCTCTTGATTGCGTGAGATTTTTGTTGAGGCAAGGTCTTCCTTTTCGTGGGCATGATGAGAGTGACACTTCAAGCAACAAGGGGAATTATTTGGAGCTCTTACAATTTCTTGCTCATCATGATGAGAAAGTGAAAGCAGTTGTGTTAGAAAATGCTCATGGGAATCTCAAGTTAATAGCTCCAACAATTCAAAAAGATCTTGTGAATGCTTGTGCCACTGAAACTATtaagaaaatcattaaagatATGGATGGTGCATTCTTCTCCTTATTAGTTGATGAATCACGTGATGTGTCAGTAAAAGAACAAATGGCGGTGGTGTTTCGTTATGTGGACAAAAATGGGGATGTAATTGAGAGGTTTGTGGGCATTCGACATGTTAGCGACACTACATCAAACTCACTCAAGGAAGCTATTGACACATTATTTTCAAGAGAGGAATTGAGCATTTCCATGCTAAGAGGACAATGATATGATGGAGCTAGTAATATGAAGGGTGAGTTCAATGGTCTTAAAACAcagattttgagagaaaatctTTGTGCCTATTATATTCATTATTTTGCACATCAACTTCAATTAGTTGTTGTGGCCGTGGCAAAAGAAAATGCTGATATTGCCACTTTCTTCACATCTTGCAATAGTTTGGTTAATATTGTTGAAGCATCGTGACATGCTTAGAAATCAACTCCAAAAGGATATTACGGAAGCTCTTGAAAAATATACTTTTCCAACAAGGCGAGGCTTAAATCAAGAAACTTGTCTCAAGCGTCCTAGTGATACACGTTGGAACTCACATTATGGTACATTACTTAGTATCATCTCCATGTTTAAATCTGTGGTGAAAGTGCTTAAATTGATTATTGAGGATGGCTCGACTGATAATCTAGGTGAAGCAAATAGGTCATTGAGAGAAATACAATTTGTTGAGTTTGTATTTCACTTATTTTTCATGAGATCTATATTGGGAGGCACAAATGACTTGTCACAAGCATTACAAAGGAAAGATCAAGACATTGGGAATGCAATGACCTTAGTCAAAGTTTGCAAGGACCAACTACAACATACGAGAGAGAATGCATTTGAAGCCTTGCTTGATCAAGTatcttttttttgtgtcataTCTTGGTTCCAAACATGGATGATGCATATGTAGCTCAATGGAAATTACATCGTAGAGCTCCTAGAATAACACACCTCTATCATTATCGTGTGGACATCTTTATTCAAATCATTGAGTAGCAACTTGCGGAATTAAATCATTGCTTCAGTGAGGTAAATACTGAGTTActtctttgtttgacatgttTGAGTCCGGATGATTCATTCGTAGCTTTTGACAAACAAAAGCTACTTCATTTTGCTGAATTTTATCCTCAAGATTTTAATCCACGAGATCTCTTGGCacttgaagatcaacttgaggtttatattaatCATATGCGCACGATGACTGATGTTTCTCAATTGAAAGGGATTGGTAGCCTTGcaagaaaaatgatggagaAAGGGTTGCATAGAACATATAATTATGTTTATTTGCTTCTCACATTAGCCTTAACTTTACCTGTTGCAATTGTTTATGTGGAGAGAGCATTTTCTACTATGAATATTATTGTGAAAGGTTCACTTCGCAACAGAATGGGATATCAATGGTTGAGTGATAGCTTACTTGTCTATATTTAGAAAGATGTGTTTGCTTGTATTGATAATAAAACTATAATGTCACGTTTTCAGAATATGAAAACTCCTCGTGGAcaattgtaatgtgatttttttctattaatgatgaattaaaatattattgtttCATTTCTATGGGtatattttgtataattttttttttaacctttaGAGGTTGATCCCTGGAAGGAAATttcctggatccgccactgtATGGGAGTAAAGCCAAGCATGATtggcaagaaaaagaaacgtaagaaaaatattcataataatGTTACTCAAAACAGTAAATGATAAATGGCTTATTACTTATGAGAAATATGAAAACGAATTTGACCTTCACAAataatatgaagaaaaaaacttcaagTTGTAAGTGAACTAAATAAGTTCCAACTATCtctcaataaataaattaatgaagAAACACAGTTACAGTCCAAAGAAGCGATCTTTTAGAAAAATGGGGCTACCTTCACAAAGAGCAAGCTTTACTTTCCTTCCTTTGCAATGTTTGAAAGCCAAAagctcatatatatatatatatatcaatctcCGCAAGAAGAATATCAATGGTCTAATGATCTTTCTACAAAGCTCACAAGTACCACAAATTAAATGGGAAATAGTAAAGCCTTAATACTTAAGCACCACATATGaattgttattgttttaatataagaaacaaaattcttaatgacaagaagaaAACTACAAGAAAGATGGACAAGGTCTACAAAGTAATCAGTCttactttcaagtttcaataaaCAGAGCTCACATTACATCAACTCATATTCCCCCCAATCAAGATGAATTACACTATGTTGGATAGAGATGCCCATAGAAAGGCTAGAATTTAAATATATCCAAAGTAAACCCACACCCTCTTTATCACAAATAAAACCCATTATTTACTTCCAAATAATCTGCAAAGAAGCCAAACTTGGTAATTGCCTTTTTGTTGGCATCCACATAATTCTCCACTGGAAAGAAATAACTTGTAGGACAAAACACACCAAGTAATTTTCTTAGATAGGAAACAAAGACTTTCTTAAAGAAgtcagaaaatacaaagaacTAAAGAATTTTCTCTAAAGAGCCTACAATCCTAACTTATCCTTCCTACAAAAGAAACTCCACAACAAGCATAGAACAAACACTAATCTTCCTTTGTGTAATCTTTTAGgagaaatttatttaattaattggaatcaaacaatcaaacagCTCTCCTAACTCCTTCCTTTCAAAAGGTGTAATAACCCAGGACCTTATCCAAAAGTCTACTCTGAAGTTGACTTCTGAATTTCTAGGCTTACTTAAATACCTAATTGCAAATTAATTGCCAATTAACAtcgagtatatatatatatatatcgctACAGTAGATATGAATTCTACGAAAattagagaagagaagaagaaaaaaacagagaaaaggaaGGAGAGATTCAGAGCACATAGTCAAAATTGTTGAGGACAATCAATGTAATTTGCAAAACTCAAAGAGGTAGAAGAAAGAATAAGAGAGGAATTCAAAGGGAGAGACTAGAAAAACTTGCCTGGGTCAAGATTCGAAGAAGAGGAGTCGATGTTGAATGAAGGAGAGGCGGAGTTGTGAACGAGAGAGAGGTGGAGTCGCGAAGGAGAGAGAGGCGGAGTCGCGAACGGGAGAGAAAGAGACCAAGAGTTTGCGTGTTCAATTTAGTGGAGGGCTTATTTTGCGAACCGATTTTCAACTTCTGTGTATAAGGAGAACGAgtgagggtttttttttactattggATTCTGCAATCCCATTAAAGTTAGTCCCCTATCTAACCAAACATTGGCTTCATGTTCTATTTAACACAATCCTATCTAGTGAGCCCTAGCAAACAAGCCCTCAATTTTCTCTAGCTTGAGTTACCATTTTAGTTAAAGGGTActcctttttatcttttctttttttcaatgtgGTATTGTTAGACCTCTGATGATGTGGCATCTTAGGATAGGGTAGTCAATGAGATTCTGGCACGTGGTAATTTCCTCTTGGGATTAGTGTACACATTCGAAATGCACGTTTGCGAGCCTCACTCCTGATGTCTAGGCCCTTTTAAAGGCATAGAGCATGGTTCAATTCGTGAGGCCTCAGAATGCGATCATCATGTGGGCCTAGGTGGCCTTTGTGTGTAATTTTTGGGCCTGGGTGGCCTTTTTCCGTCATGATTAGGCCTCGGCGGCCTTTGGGGAGGTCGATTGCAGGCACCTTGAAAGGGTCCAGTCACTTCCCCAAGCAATATGGGTCTGAATTCAACTTGGGCCATCGGGAGTGGGCCCCATTGATATTTTGGGTACGACAAACATAATTATCTTGTTTGGGTCGAACAACCATAATTATTAGTATTAGAAAAATGTTAACACATGATCTATGCTCTATAAAAATACAGTGAACAAGATATGTTGTTTAATAGTTTAAATGATCCTAGATATCACTATTAAttgtcaattgattttgagttggATATTCACATTCTAATATAGTATCAAAACAAGTTA
Protein-coding regions in this window:
- the LOC109949719 gene encoding zinc finger MYM-type protein 1-like, which encodes MNISTNSVMERYFKRRFASTTSSSDNVGSLSSRDVGISRDVDSSKEKLDLGCSDAFTFMGFRNWKKKDKIRQHVGAVGTSLDCVRFLLRQGLPFRGHDESDTSSNKGNYLELLQFLAHHDEKVKAVVLENAHGNLKLIAPTIQKDLVNACATETIKKIIKDMDGAFFSLLVDESRDVSVKEQMAVVFRYVDKNGDVIERFVGIRHVSDTTSNSLKEAIDTLFSREELSISMLRGQ